A single Diachasmimorpha longicaudata isolate KC_UGA_2023 chromosome 10, iyDiaLong2, whole genome shotgun sequence DNA region contains:
- the Nd-30 gene encoding NADH dehydrogenase [ubiquinone] iron-sulfur protein 3, mitochondrial produces the protein MASIILNSARNAVKITLQSLPKRYFSVSSTFRNAQGTPENTEETKPTIRKPVIHNLDQVKDFGRYVADCLPKYVQKVQMAAGDELEILIAPDGIRPTIAFLRDHHNAQYSQLVDITALDVPSRPYRFELVYCLLSIRYNTRIRVKSYTDELTPVDSVCSIFKAANWYEREVWDMFGIFFSDHPDLRRILTDYGFEGHPLRKDFPLSGFIEVRYDDEVKRVVAEPLELAQEFRRFELSAPWEQFPNFRNSATAEDVLSEKPKDNPSK, from the exons GTTATTTTTCGGTTTCTTCAACATTCAGAAATGCTCAAGGAACACCAGAAAACACAGAAGAAACGAAAC CCACAATTCGAAAACCGGTGATCCACAACCTCGATCAAGTGAAGGATTTCGGTCGCTATGTGGCTGATTGTCTCCCAAAATATGTCCAGAAGGTCCAAATGGCCGCTGGGgatgaattggaaattttgataGCTCCTGATGGGATCAGGCCCACTATAGCTTTCTTACGAGATCATCACAATGCCCAGTACAGTCAGCTCGTTGATATCACGGCTCTTGATGTGCCCAGTAGGCCCTACAGATTTGAG TTGGTCTACTGTCTCTTGTCCATCAGATATAACACCAGAATTCGGGTGAAATCCTACACTGATGAATTGACGCCAGTGGATTCTGTTTGTTCAATATTTAAAGCAGCTAATTGGTATGAGCGAGAAGTTTGGGACATGttcggaatatttttcagcGATCATCCAGATTTGAGGAGAATTCTGACTGATTATGGTTTTGAGGGACATCCGCTGAGGAAAGATTTCCCATTGAGTGGCTTTATTGag GTACGATACGACGATGAAGTTAAACGAGTTGTCGCCGAACCCCTCGAATTAGCCCAAGAATTTCGCAGATTTGAATTGTCAGCTCCCTGGGAACAATTTCCAAATTTCCGAAACAGTGCCACTGCTGAGGATGTACTATCAGAAAAACCAAAAGATAATCCATCCAagtga
- the Der-1 gene encoding derlin-1, whose product MSDLRDWINSLPIFTRYWLLSTIGLSLIGRFGLLSPHVLILLYDRFIQNFEIWRAITSLLFYPLNQATGFHFMINCYFLYRYSLHLETGEYQGKPADYGFMLLFNWLCCVVIGLIGNVPLLMDPMVLSVLYVWCQLNQDVIVNFWFGTQFKAMYLPWVLVGFNLIMSGGGMMELIGILVGHLYFFLKFKYPQEYDGPELLNTPKILEHYFPPHRVNVHGFSASAPRAGGQSAPGRNMFGGYQWGQGQTLGQ is encoded by the exons ATGTCGGACCTCAGAGACTGGATAAACTCACTACCGATATTCACACGCTACTGGCTACTCTCCACAATTGGTCTGTCACTGATTGGACGATTTGGATTATTGTCACCGCACGTGTTGATTCTACTGTACGATCGTTTTATTCAGAACTTCGAAATTTGGCGTGCCATCACGAGTTTATTGTTCTATCCACTAAATCAAGCCACTGGATTTCACTTCatgattaattgttattttttgtatCGCTACTCCCTACACTTGGAGACTGGAGAGTATCAGGGAAAACCAGCTGACTATGGATTTATGCTGTTATTCAATTGGCTTTGTTGCGTTGTCATTGGACTTATTGGTAATGTACCATTGTTGATGGATCCCATGGTACTCAGTGTACTCTATGTTTGGTGCCAGCTCAATCAGGATGTCATCGTTAATTTTTGGTTTG GTACACAGTTCAAGGCAATGTACCTCCCCTGGGTGCTCGTGGGCTTCAACCTGATAATGTCTGGTGGTGGAATGATGGAGTTGATTGGCATTCTGGTTGGACATCTTTACTTCTTCCTAAAATTCAAATATCCTCAGGAGTACGATGGCCCCGAGCTCTTGAATACCCCCAAAATCCTAGAACACTATTTCCCACCACATCGAGTCAACGTCCACGGTTTCAGCGCCAGTGCCCCCAGAGCCGGGGGACAATCTGCACCTGGAAGGAATATGTTTGGTGGTTACCAATGGGGGCAGGGCCAAACCCTGGGCCAATAA
- the Rpl12 gene encoding large ribosomal subunit protein uL11, translating to MPPKFDPNEVKKVYLRCVGGEVGATSSLAPKIGPLGLSPKKVGDDIAKATSDWKGLKITVQLTIQNRQATISVVPSAASLIIKALKEPPRDRKKQKNIKHSGNLSFDDVLAIARAMKPRSMSRQLSGTVKEILGTCQSVGCTIEGRPPHDLIDDVNSGELEVPEE from the exons ATGCCACCAAAATTCGATCCCAATGAGGTCAAAAAGG TGTACCTGAGGTGTGTTGGAGGTGAAGTAGGAGCTACTTCTTCCCTTGCTCCGAAAATCGGTCCTCTTGGTTTG TCCCCCAAAAAAGTTGGTGATGACATTGCCAAAGCCACGAGTGACTGGAAAGGTCTGAAGATCACAGTACAGTTGACAATTCAAAACAGACAGGCTACGATATCAGTAGTTCCATCTGCAGCATCTCTCATCATCAAAGCCCTCAAGGAGCCCCCACGTGACAGAAAGAAGCAAAAGAACATCAAACACAGTGGAAATCTGTCCTTTGACGATGTTCTTGCTATTGCACGCGCAATGAAGCCTCGCTCCATGTCAAGACAATTGAGTGGAACTGTCAAGGAAATCCTTGGAACATGCCAATCTGTGGGCTGCACCATTGAGGGAAGACCACCACACGATCTCATTGATGATGTCAATTCTGGTGAACTCGAAGTCCCAGAAGAATAA